One segment of Cellulomonas fulva DNA contains the following:
- the infC gene encoding translation initiation factor IF-3: MVAHDEPGGAPISEPRINDRIRVAEVRLVGPAGEQVGIVRVEDALRLAQDADLDLVEVAPDARPPVVKIMDYGKYKYEADMKAREARRNQANTVLKEIRFRLKIDPHDYGTKKGHVERFLAAGDKVKVMIMFRGREQSRPEMGVRLLQRLAADVAELGFIESMPKQDGRNMIMVLGPHKKKAEQRQEQRRQAQAAAAREANATKAATAPAAEDDVEAPAVEAPATVVEAPAAEAPVTEAPAAEAPVAEAPVAEAPAAEAPVAEAPAAEAPAAEAPAVEAPAPRPAARTASARPAAAPRPTSAPRPAAATKPAAAPKPAAAPKPAAAPKPSATPKPTAAAKPAAPRPAPKPRPSAPRSSD; this comes from the coding sequence CGCCGAGGTCCGCCTGGTCGGCCCTGCCGGCGAGCAGGTCGGCATCGTCCGCGTGGAAGACGCATTGCGCCTGGCCCAGGACGCCGACCTCGACCTGGTCGAGGTCGCCCCCGACGCGCGCCCGCCCGTGGTCAAGATCATGGACTACGGCAAGTACAAGTACGAGGCCGACATGAAGGCGCGTGAGGCCCGGCGCAACCAGGCCAACACGGTCCTCAAGGAGATCCGGTTCCGGCTCAAGATCGACCCGCACGACTACGGGACCAAGAAGGGTCACGTCGAGCGGTTCCTCGCGGCCGGCGACAAGGTCAAGGTCATGATCATGTTCCGTGGCCGCGAGCAGTCGCGCCCGGAGATGGGTGTGCGCCTGCTCCAGCGCCTCGCTGCCGACGTCGCGGAGCTGGGCTTCATCGAGAGCATGCCCAAGCAGGACGGGCGCAACATGATCATGGTGCTCGGCCCGCACAAGAAGAAGGCCGAGCAGCGGCAGGAGCAGCGCCGCCAGGCGCAGGCCGCCGCCGCGCGTGAGGCGAACGCGACCAAGGCCGCGACGGCTCCGGCCGCCGAGGACGACGTCGAGGCCCCTGCAGTCGAGGCGCCGGCCACCGTGGTCGAGGCCCCGGCTGCCGAGGCCCCCGTGACGGAGGCGCCGGCTGCTGAGGCTCCTGTTGCTGAGGCTCCTGTTGCCGAGGCTCCGGCTGCTGAGGCTCCTGTTGCCGAGGCTCCGGCTGCCGAGGCTCCCGCTGCTGAGGCCCCTGCCGTCGAGGCGCCCGCACCGCGTCCCGCGGCGCGCACCGCGTCGGCCCGTCCGGCTGCCGCTCCCCGGCCCACCTCGGCGCCCCGCCCCGCGGCGGCGACGAAGCCCGCCGCCGCACCGAAGCCGGCTGCCGCACCGAAGCCGGCTGCCGCGCCGAAGCCGAGCGCGACGCCCAAGCCGACCGCGGCCGCCAAGCCGGCGGCACCGCGACCGGCACCCAAGCCCCGGCCGAGCGCACCCCGCTCGTCGGACTGA
- the thpR gene encoding RNA 2',3'-cyclic phosphodiesterase, which translates to MRTFAAVWPPEEVLDHLDLALATARGGPAGRSSDVRWSARETWHLTTAFYGDLPDALVPALGEALGEACADLRPYPLALRGAGVFSHRTLWVGAGGGLDEHASVTRACREVGLELGAHDDGRARDRPHLTVGRARPGSGPPRRRSSRPRDSVREAAPDDPVAGLVRALAVYRGPQWTVAEVRLVESVPGAGRGGGPLYRTVDRLPLGG; encoded by the coding sequence GTGAGGACCTTCGCGGCCGTGTGGCCGCCCGAGGAGGTGCTCGACCACCTGGACCTCGCCCTCGCGACCGCGCGCGGCGGCCCGGCGGGTCGCTCGTCGGACGTGCGCTGGTCCGCGCGCGAGACCTGGCACCTGACCACCGCCTTCTACGGCGACCTCCCCGACGCACTGGTGCCCGCGCTCGGCGAGGCGCTGGGGGAGGCGTGCGCGGACCTGCGGCCGTACCCGCTGGCGCTGCGCGGGGCCGGCGTGTTCTCGCACCGCACGCTCTGGGTCGGGGCGGGCGGCGGTCTCGACGAGCACGCGTCCGTCACACGCGCATGCCGGGAGGTCGGCCTCGAGCTGGGGGCGCACGACGACGGGCGCGCGCGGGACCGGCCCCACCTCACGGTCGGGCGGGCACGACCCGGCAGCGGTCCGCCGCGTCGGCGGTCGTCGCGCCCGCGGGACTCGGTGCGCGAGGCCGCGCCGGACGACCCCGTCGCGGGGCTGGTGCGCGCGCTCGCGGTGTACCGGGGACCGCAGTGGACCGTGGCCGAGGTGCGCCTGGTCGAGTCGGTCCCGGGCGCGGGGCGCGGCGGCGGGCCGCTGTACCGGACGGTCGACCGGCTTCCCTTGGGCGGCTGA
- a CDS encoding TrmH family RNA methyltransferase, with product MDGHDLLTNPRSDRVKAVRALAGRSVRERQRRFLVEGPQAVREAVAGSRARVRDLYLTRAGAHRYDEIVAAAAARGIRTTIGDDEVLAAMSADGQGVVAVADLLDPDLGHVLEGGPRLVAVLARVRDPGNAGTVIRAADAAGAGGVVLTTASVDVHNPKAVRSTAGSLFHVPVAYDVEPRAAVERLRAAGLTVLAADGTGEHDIDDLLDVAGRAPAGVPDLAAPTAWLFGNEAWGLPDEDRALADAVVRVPLHGRAESLNLATAATVCLYASARAQRVPAQRVRADGGA from the coding sequence GTGGACGGACACGACCTGCTCACCAACCCGCGGAGCGACCGGGTCAAGGCGGTGCGCGCGCTGGCCGGACGATCGGTGCGCGAGCGGCAACGACGGTTCCTCGTCGAGGGGCCGCAGGCGGTGCGCGAGGCCGTCGCCGGCTCGCGCGCACGGGTGCGGGACCTGTACCTCACGCGTGCGGGGGCGCACCGGTACGACGAGATCGTGGCCGCGGCCGCGGCGCGCGGGATCCGCACGACGATCGGCGACGACGAGGTGCTCGCGGCGATGAGCGCCGACGGGCAGGGGGTCGTGGCGGTCGCGGACCTGCTCGACCCGGACCTGGGCCACGTGCTCGAGGGCGGGCCGCGGCTCGTCGCCGTCCTCGCCCGGGTCCGTGACCCGGGCAACGCGGGGACGGTGATCCGGGCCGCCGACGCCGCGGGCGCGGGCGGGGTGGTGCTGACCACGGCGAGCGTCGACGTGCACAACCCCAAGGCGGTGCGCTCGACCGCCGGCTCGCTGTTCCACGTGCCGGTCGCGTACGACGTCGAGCCGCGCGCGGCGGTCGAGCGGCTGCGCGCCGCGGGTCTGACGGTCCTCGCGGCCGACGGCACGGGCGAGCACGACATCGACGACCTGCTCGACGTCGCGGGCCGGGCCCCCGCGGGCGTCCCCGACCTCGCCGCGCCCACGGCGTGGCTGTTCGGCAACGAGGCGTGGGGGCTGCCGGACGAGGACCGCGCGCTCGCGGACGCGGTGGTGCGCGTGCCGCTGCACGGCCGCGCGGAGTCGCTCAACCTCGCGACGGCCGCGACCGTGTGCCTGTACGCGAGCGCGCGGGCGCAGCGCGTCCCGGCGCAGCGGGTCCGTGCCGACGGGGGAGCGTGA
- the rplT gene encoding 50S ribosomal protein L20 gives MARVKRAVNAQKKRRSTLERASGYRGQRSRLYRKAKEQVTHSLVYSYRDRKARKSDFRKLWIQRINAAARAEGMTYNRLIQGLKLAGIEVDRRVLADLAVNDVAAFNTLVKAAKDALPADVNAPKAA, from the coding sequence GTGGCACGCGTGAAGCGGGCGGTCAACGCCCAGAAGAAGCGTCGTTCGACCCTCGAGCGGGCCAGCGGTTACCGCGGCCAGCGCTCGCGCCTGTACCGGAAGGCGAAGGAGCAGGTCACCCACTCCCTCGTCTACTCGTACCGCGACCGCAAGGCCCGCAAGAGCGACTTCCGCAAGCTGTGGATCCAGCGCATCAACGCTGCGGCCCGCGCGGAGGGCATGACCTACAACCGCCTCATCCAGGGCCTCAAGCTCGCGGGCATCGAGGTGGACCGTCGCGTCCTCGCGGACCTCGCGGTCAACGACGTCGCGGCATTCAACACGCTCGTGAAGGCGGCCAAGGACGCCCTTCCCGCCGACGTCAACGCCCCCAAGGCGGCGTGA
- the pheS gene encoding phenylalanine--tRNA ligase subunit alpha: protein MSENPAAPDDGAVTPELPSLSPLDEPGVAAAVDAALADVAAAADLDALKSVRLAHTGDRSPLALANRAIGGLAPADKGVAGRLVGQARGRVNAAVAARQTALEAERDARVLVEETVDVTLPADRHPRGARHPLEVLQQRVADVFVAMGWQIAEGPELEAEWFNFDALNFGVDHPARQMQDTFYVAHPDGSDEPSNLVLRTHTSPVQARSLLERGVPVYIACPGKVFRTDELDATHTPVFHQVEGLAIDEGLTMAHLKGTLDHFAKAMFGPDARTRLRPSYFPFTEPSAEMDLWFPQKKGGPGWIEWGGCGMVNPNVLRACGVDPDVYSGFAFGMGIERTLMLRHGIGLMHDMVEGDVRFSTQFQAVI, encoded by the coding sequence ATGTCCGAGAACCCCGCTGCGCCCGACGACGGCGCGGTCACCCCTGAGCTGCCCAGCCTGTCCCCGCTCGACGAGCCCGGCGTCGCGGCCGCGGTCGACGCGGCCCTCGCCGACGTCGCCGCAGCCGCCGACCTCGACGCCCTGAAGTCCGTGCGCCTCGCGCACACCGGCGACCGCAGCCCCCTCGCCCTCGCCAACCGCGCGATCGGCGGGCTCGCCCCCGCCGACAAGGGCGTCGCGGGGCGGCTCGTCGGCCAGGCGCGCGGTCGCGTCAACGCCGCGGTCGCCGCGCGCCAGACGGCGCTCGAGGCCGAGCGCGACGCGCGGGTGCTCGTCGAGGAGACCGTCGACGTGACGCTCCCCGCCGACCGCCACCCGCGCGGCGCCCGCCACCCGCTCGAGGTGCTGCAGCAGCGCGTCGCGGACGTGTTCGTCGCGATGGGCTGGCAGATCGCGGAGGGTCCCGAGCTCGAGGCCGAGTGGTTCAACTTCGACGCGCTGAACTTCGGCGTCGACCACCCGGCGCGGCAGATGCAGGACACGTTCTACGTGGCGCACCCGGACGGGTCCGACGAGCCGTCGAACCTGGTGCTGCGCACGCACACGAGCCCCGTGCAGGCCCGCTCGCTGCTCGAGCGCGGCGTGCCGGTCTACATCGCGTGCCCGGGCAAGGTGTTCCGCACCGACGAGCTCGACGCGACGCACACGCCCGTGTTCCACCAGGTCGAGGGCCTCGCGATCGACGAGGGCCTGACCATGGCGCACCTCAAGGGCACGCTGGACCACTTCGCCAAGGCGATGTTCGGCCCGGACGCGCGGACGCGCCTGCGGCCGTCGTACTTCCCGTTCACGGAGCCGTCCGCGGAGATGGACCTGTGGTTCCCGCAGAAGAAGGGCGGCCCCGGCTGGATCGAGTGGGGCGGCTGCGGGATGGTCAACCCCAACGTGCTGCGCGCGTGCGGCGTGGACCCGGACGTCTACTCCGGCTTCGCGTTCGGCATGGGCATCGAGCGCACCCTCATGCTCCGCCACGGCATCGGCCTCATGCACGACATGGTCGAGGGCGACGTGCGGTTCTCCACCCAGTTCCAGGCGGTGATCTGA
- the rpmI gene encoding 50S ribosomal protein L35: MPKNKTHSGAKKRFRVTGTGKVMREQANGRHLLEHKSSRRTRRIAGDVVVSAADTPKIKKLLGK, encoded by the coding sequence ATGCCGAAGAACAAGACGCACTCCGGTGCCAAGAAGCGCTTCCGCGTGACGGGAACCGGCAAGGTCATGCGTGAGCAGGCCAACGGTCGACACCTGCTGGAGCACAAGTCGAGCCGTCGCACGCGCCGCATCGCCGGCGACGTGGTCGTCTCCGCCGCCGACACCCCGAAGATCAAGAAGCTGCTCGGCAAGTGA